A single Pirellulaceae bacterium DNA region contains:
- a CDS encoding NAD(P)/FAD-dependent oxidoreductase → MSEFDTIVIGSGAGGLTTALSLARVGQRVLVLEQHSLPGGWCHSFSLEGFLYSPGVHYIGQLQPGGRLRQIYEGLGVANDLTFLELNPDGFDHVVIGDQTFDIPKGRQRYLARLQKEFPAERQNLDKLFLLIDSLANVSGKPRSLLDQLRLVTLGLRSIDHLLDRVGIKDERLRAILTVQSGDHGMAPSQAPAALHAAIMAHYFEGGYYPKGGARSIPRAFIRGLTAHGGEIRVNTPVAKIQLEGTHRRRAIGVRLGDGTFITADQVVSNADPHITFNELIGKENLSRRLQKRLTRTEYSHSAISLFCATDLDLAAMGFDSGNYWCSNTARVEEVYDQAKRTHDLGDDDELPGIFLTITTLKDRSKRQDGLHTMECFSLASYDLFQKWKKSEYGDRPDDYERYKAMLSAKMLQSMEKLIPGVSQRIVFSELGTPLTKAHYIHATRGSLYGTSKRWNQIGPWAYPVKTEIEGLFMCGASTAAHGVAGATETGIMAAKQIAKCPAQDFLTASGQQLVILPCDSPEEWTKTNENQASKNPIA, encoded by the coding sequence ATGAGCGAATTTGACACGATTGTCATCGGGTCCGGAGCCGGTGGATTGACGACCGCACTCTCTCTCGCGCGCGTTGGCCAACGAGTGCTCGTGCTCGAACAACACAGTTTACCGGGCGGTTGGTGTCACTCATTTTCGCTCGAAGGATTTCTTTACAGCCCGGGCGTGCATTATATCGGCCAGCTTCAGCCCGGTGGCCGTTTGCGACAAATCTATGAGGGATTAGGGGTCGCCAATGACCTTACCTTTCTTGAATTGAATCCGGATGGCTTTGACCATGTGGTGATTGGAGATCAGACTTTTGACATTCCCAAAGGTCGACAACGATACCTCGCTCGACTCCAGAAAGAGTTTCCCGCCGAACGCCAAAATCTCGACAAACTCTTTTTGTTGATCGACAGCCTCGCCAACGTGAGTGGAAAACCTCGCAGCCTGCTCGACCAACTACGGTTGGTGACCCTTGGACTGCGTTCGATCGATCATTTGCTTGATCGGGTTGGCATCAAAGACGAACGATTGCGAGCGATTTTAACCGTCCAGTCGGGTGATCACGGGATGGCGCCAAGCCAGGCTCCGGCCGCATTACACGCAGCCATCATGGCACACTACTTCGAAGGCGGCTATTACCCAAAGGGCGGAGCTCGATCGATCCCCCGGGCATTCATCCGTGGCTTGACAGCCCATGGGGGTGAAATCCGCGTCAACACCCCGGTTGCCAAGATTCAACTCGAGGGAACCCACCGACGACGAGCTATCGGCGTTCGGCTTGGGGATGGAACGTTCATCACAGCTGACCAAGTCGTTTCCAATGCGGATCCACACATCACATTCAACGAACTCATTGGAAAGGAAAACCTAAGTCGACGACTTCAAAAAAGGTTGACGCGAACAGAGTATTCACACTCAGCGATCAGCCTTTTCTGCGCCACAGATCTTGATTTAGCGGCGATGGGTTTCGACTCCGGCAACTACTGGTGCTCCAACACAGCACGCGTTGAAGAGGTCTATGACCAGGCAAAACGAACCCACGACCTAGGAGATGATGATGAACTGCCCGGCATCTTTCTTACCATCACGACATTGAAAGATCGCTCAAAACGCCAAGACGGATTACACACGATGGAATGCTTCTCATTGGCATCCTACGATTTATTTCAGAAATGGAAGAAATCCGAATATGGGGATCGGCCCGACGACTATGAACGTTACAAGGCGATGCTCAGTGCAAAAATGCTGCAAAGCATGGAAAAGTTAATCCCAGGAGTATCACAACGCATCGTGTTTTCGGAACTCGGAACTCCCCTGACCAAAGCTCATTACATCCACGCAACACGAGGCTCACTCTACGGAACTTCCAAGCGTTGGAACCAAATTGGCCCCTGGGCTTACCCCGTGAAGACCGAAATCGAAGGCCTGTTCATGTGTGGAGCAAGCACGGCTGCACACGGCGTGGCTGGCGCGACCGAAACCGGAATCATGGCTGCGAAACAAATTGCCAAATGTCCCGCTCAAGATTTCCTAACCGCGTCCGGACAACAACTGGTCATCTTACCTTGCGACAGTCCCGAAGAGTGGACCAAGACGAACGAAAACCAAGCATCGAAAAATCCAATTGCGTGA